From a region of the Paenibacillus sp. FSL R10-2734 genome:
- a CDS encoding efflux RND transporter periplasmic adaptor subunit yields the protein MKRRIKWIVLVLIIIAAGYFVYNKMYKPEAQLEPVEPPQAITFEVTQETMTSSVQVKGNSQYEKETLVYAPYASKVTKWKVENGGQVKKGDLLFSLDQEALKNEIATQEATIRKAKLEAELNEFVSQQDQENAALGATEAERIKALAAQETARLGDELNQVNADIQARELKEKKTKLNTALYHAPASGVFLFDSASEIPQTVTDNQYIGKIVDMNKLEFIALVGEQDVFRIKTGMKVDVKMTALKDLKLSGEVTKVSKFAKTASGPNAPAASVPQFEVVISLQSNEHLIGGLSLSGEIETVRKENAIVVSSIAVMHEGDLSYVMLDKGNGEYERRDIEVGMETSDKTEAVSGLKVGDVVVLQ from the coding sequence ATGAAGAGGAGAATCAAGTGGATTGTATTAGTATTGATCATTATTGCAGCAGGTTATTTTGTATACAACAAAATGTATAAACCTGAGGCACAGCTAGAACCTGTTGAACCACCACAAGCGATAACTTTTGAAGTGACACAGGAAACAATGACGAGCTCCGTCCAGGTCAAAGGGAATTCACAATATGAGAAAGAAACGCTTGTATATGCGCCATATGCTTCAAAGGTAACCAAGTGGAAGGTAGAGAACGGTGGGCAAGTAAAGAAGGGGGATTTGCTGTTTTCCCTCGATCAGGAAGCCTTAAAGAATGAAATTGCTACTCAGGAGGCGACCATCCGAAAGGCTAAGCTGGAAGCGGAATTAAATGAATTTGTTAGTCAGCAGGACCAGGAGAATGCAGCCCTTGGTGCAACAGAAGCCGAACGTATAAAAGCACTTGCAGCCCAAGAAACGGCACGGTTAGGGGATGAGCTTAACCAAGTGAATGCTGATATACAGGCTCGTGAATTAAAAGAAAAGAAGACTAAGCTTAATACAGCGCTCTACCATGCTCCGGCATCTGGTGTTTTTCTATTCGATAGCGCCAGTGAAATTCCGCAGACGGTGACAGACAATCAATACATCGGCAAAATTGTAGATATGAACAAGCTTGAGTTTATAGCTCTTGTAGGTGAGCAAGATGTCTTCCGTATTAAGACGGGAATGAAGGTTGATGTTAAAATGACAGCTTTAAAGGATTTAAAGCTCTCTGGAGAAGTAACTAAGGTATCTAAATTTGCTAAGACGGCTTCGGGCCCGAATGCTCCTGCTGCTTCGGTTCCACAATTTGAAGTGGTTATCTCACTGCAGTCTAACGAGCACTTGATCGGTGGACTAAGCTTGAGCGGAGAAATTGAGACGGTCCGCAAAGAAAATGCCATCGTCGTATCCAGCATCGCTGTAATGCATGAAGGAGATCTCTCCTACGTGATGCTGGACAAAGGCAATGGGGAATATGAACGAAGAGATATTGAAGTGGGTATGGAGACGTCAGACAAAACAGAGGCCGTCTCAGGGTTGAAGGTAGGAGATGTTGTTGTACTTCAGTAA
- a CDS encoding ABC transporter permease: protein MRISDISRLAWEQVKRRKVVTGLCMAGISIGCAAIIVALSIGDSAQSYTEREINRSFKMDEITVTPNGGIPSQGGGEGSGASATDAKLDPGRLTAQKLKIVQGLQHVTAAAPFQELGYIQMTTIDNKITDLQLIGTDLRLLTKYDHRFKQGGPSDSVGMAVLNYGATVGLIDVETRQRLFDQLNTDPYNNKIMEQYNSLSMLPSDMYKQQVQLQSHDPASQTGQSLVSSPLQIVGILDSGGNPDMAMYDKKIYVSLETGERLVEQLKLTSGTAGQKDVYNSAIVKVDSTDNIVQVEKLIQKLTLTTSTNLYQKEAIADQFSMIKKAALGIGIFILIIASISIIVAMTMSTHARRRQIGIMKVLGANMGQIRNMFITEAALLGMLGGLLGIVFSYLIIFGINKLIGTAGMGMGEPLVITIPLMTLPVGIAFAVMTGVLSGIYPAISASRTNALTAIKRD from the coding sequence TTGAGGATTAGTGATATTTCACGATTAGCTTGGGAGCAAGTCAAACGACGGAAAGTGGTCACAGGTCTTTGTATGGCTGGTATATCGATTGGCTGTGCTGCTATCATTGTTGCTTTAAGTATAGGAGATTCCGCGCAAAGCTATACGGAGCGGGAGATTAACCGGAGTTTCAAAATGGATGAAATTACAGTGACGCCAAATGGTGGTATCCCTTCACAAGGGGGCGGAGAAGGAAGTGGAGCTTCTGCTACTGATGCAAAACTTGATCCCGGCAGGCTGACGGCTCAGAAGCTAAAAATTGTCCAAGGCTTGCAACATGTAACCGCAGCAGCACCTTTTCAAGAGCTTGGCTACATACAAATGACTACTATCGATAATAAAATTACGGACTTACAGCTTATCGGAACGGATCTTCGACTGCTAACGAAATACGACCATCGCTTTAAGCAGGGTGGTCCTTCTGATTCGGTTGGCATGGCAGTGCTAAACTATGGAGCGACCGTAGGTTTGATTGATGTCGAGACGCGGCAACGTCTTTTTGATCAATTGAATACGGATCCATACAATAATAAAATAATGGAACAGTACAACAGTTTAAGCATGCTGCCGTCGGATATGTACAAACAACAGGTTCAATTACAGTCGCATGACCCTGCTTCTCAAACTGGACAATCGCTAGTCAGCTCGCCACTACAAATTGTTGGGATATTGGATAGTGGGGGGAACCCTGATATGGCGATGTACGACAAGAAGATCTACGTGTCACTAGAGACTGGTGAGCGTCTGGTTGAACAACTGAAACTAACGAGTGGCACCGCTGGGCAGAAGGATGTTTATAACTCAGCCATAGTAAAAGTCGACAGCACGGACAATATCGTGCAAGTGGAGAAGCTTATACAGAAACTCACACTAACGACAAGTACGAATTTGTATCAAAAAGAGGCAATCGCCGATCAATTCAGCATGATCAAGAAAGCAGCCCTTGGTATTGGTATATTTATTCTGATTATCGCTTCGATCTCCATCATCGTTGCGATGACCATGTCCACTCATGCACGTCGGCGTCAGATCGGCATTATGAAGGTGTTGGGCGCTAATATGGGGCAGATCCGAAATATGTTCATTACAGAGGCGGCATTGCTCGGAATGCTGGGTGGGCTGCTCGGTATTGTCTTTTCATACTTGATTATATTTGGCATAAACAAGCTTATTGGTACCGCTGGAATGGGGATGGGTGAGCCTTTGGTTATTACTATTCCTCTGATGACTCTTCCAGTAGGGATCGCATTTGCAGTGATGACAGGCGTACTATCAGGAATTTATCCGGCGATCAGCGCATCCAGAACGAATGCGCTCACGGCGATAAAACGGGATTAG
- a CDS encoding ABC transporter ATP-binding protein, giving the protein MLRVENVTHSFKNGNETTAVLHQIDFSVKEGEMVALLGSSGSGKSTMLNLMAGLMKPTEGHIYIADQDIVKMSENKLSEFRRKHIGFIFQAYELITSLTVRENVELPLVFQSISPSIRKQKALALLEGVGIPDKADLFPSQLSGGQQQRVSIARSLITEPSVIFADEPTGNLDSKTEEEIINILLNLNKKMKTTFIVVTHELKVAEQMQRIFTLKDGYMITEKETSSNTELEGGKLIED; this is encoded by the coding sequence ATGTTGCGAGTGGAAAATGTAACGCATTCTTTTAAGAATGGTAATGAAACGACGGCTGTGCTTCATCAAATAGACTTTTCTGTGAAAGAGGGGGAGATGGTTGCTTTACTGGGGAGCTCAGGTTCCGGTAAATCAACCATGCTGAACCTCATGGCAGGTCTGATGAAGCCTACGGAAGGTCACATTTACATTGCTGACCAAGATATCGTGAAGATGAGCGAGAACAAGCTATCCGAATTTCGTAGGAAACATATCGGGTTTATCTTTCAAGCTTATGAACTGATTACTAGCTTAACCGTCCGTGAAAATGTTGAATTGCCGCTAGTCTTCCAATCCATTTCACCATCAATACGTAAGCAAAAAGCTCTAGCCTTGCTTGAAGGGGTCGGCATCCCGGATAAAGCCGACCTGTTCCCTTCTCAGCTGTCTGGTGGACAGCAGCAGCGGGTCAGTATCGCACGTTCCTTGATCACGGAGCCGTCTGTTATATTCGCAGATGAACCGACTGGTAACCTGGACTCGAAGACAGAAGAGGAAATTATCAATATCCTGCTTAACCTGAACAAGAAGATGAAGACTACCTTCATTGTTGTAACTCACGAGCTCAAGGTTGCGGAGCAAATGCAACGGATTTTTACGCTTAAGGATGGATATATGATTACGGAAAAAGAAACTTCTTCGAATACAGAACTCGAAGGGGGTAAACTCATTGAGGATTAG
- a CDS encoding DUF58 domain-containing protein, with protein sequence MALPWFIFITVALLFLLAAIYERNGLKALSYSRYFSTKVAYEGDNLEMIEEIVNAKLLPLPWLRLESSIARGLEFGSQDNLGISTGEIYQNHISLFYLKSYRHIKRRHQVICERRGIYRLESVTMTTGDPFGLIRKNKTYPLELELLVYPYLLNLDDLPLPIHSWLGELPVKRWIVEDPFLTAGIRDYSSGDSMGLVNWKATARTGTMQVHKKDYTADSRLVICLNIEDSDSMWRAVTDEERIEQGIRYAATISEYAMHHGIEVGFICNGRLDNAGERDPIEAEPMAQLEDLLELLAKLKLDRTLPMSRLLDLQAESGISDTDFLIISCHRGAELQEAADLLLLQGNGVEWLDIPEQGGERA encoded by the coding sequence ATGGCTTTGCCTTGGTTCATCTTCATTACAGTAGCTCTACTGTTTCTTCTTGCCGCTATTTATGAACGGAATGGTCTTAAAGCGCTTAGCTATTCCCGCTATTTTTCAACTAAGGTTGCTTATGAAGGGGATAACCTTGAGATGATCGAGGAGATCGTTAATGCGAAGCTTCTGCCATTACCATGGCTTCGGTTGGAATCTAGTATTGCCAGAGGTTTGGAATTTGGTAGTCAGGATAATCTCGGCATCAGCACTGGTGAAATCTATCAGAATCATATCAGTTTGTTCTATTTGAAATCTTATCGTCATATTAAACGGCGTCATCAAGTAATCTGCGAGCGACGTGGGATATATCGTTTGGAGTCGGTCACAATGACAACTGGAGACCCCTTTGGTTTGATCCGAAAAAACAAAACCTATCCACTTGAATTAGAGTTGTTAGTCTATCCATATCTGCTGAACTTAGATGATCTTCCACTACCGATACATAGCTGGCTTGGGGAACTTCCAGTGAAAAGATGGATCGTAGAAGACCCTTTCCTGACTGCAGGTATTCGAGATTATAGCTCTGGAGATTCTATGGGACTTGTAAACTGGAAGGCCACAGCGCGGACAGGTACTATGCAGGTGCATAAGAAAGATTACACCGCGGATTCCAGGCTTGTCATTTGCTTGAATATTGAAGACAGTGATTCCATGTGGAGAGCCGTAACGGATGAAGAACGTATCGAGCAAGGGATACGCTATGCAGCCACTATCTCTGAATACGCAATGCATCATGGAATTGAGGTAGGGTTTATCTGTAACGGTAGACTAGATAACGCTGGCGAAAGAGATCCTATTGAAGCAGAGCCTATGGCTCAATTGGAAGACTTGCTAGAGCTGTTAGCTAAGCTGAAGCTAGACAGAACACTTCCTATGAGCCGATTACTGGACCTGCAGGCCGAGAGCGGCATAAGTGATACAGACTTTCTGATTATTAGCTGCCATAGAGGAGCAGAGTTACAGGAGGCAGCCGACCTCCTATTGCTGCAAGGCAATGGTGTGGAATGGTTGGATATTCCGGAACAGGGGGGAGAGCGTGCATGA
- a CDS encoding MoxR family ATPase yields the protein MNLQEVTELIKSIRTNLAKVIVGKEDGVDLLLTALLANGHVLLEDVPGTGKTLLAKVLAKSLDCTFKRIQFTPDLLPSDLSGINFYNQKTGEFQFRPGPVFANILLADEINRATPRTQSSLLECMEERQITIDGVTHGLEAPFLVIATQNPIDNQGTFPLPEAQLDRFLMRITTGYPSFDEGIHILQRFRENNPHEETFAVAAAQDIQAAQRLAASVSISDDLLAYIVRITEDTRKSAAVKLGASPRASGALLRSSQGYALIQGRSYVTPDDIKAVAVSVLAHRLLLHRGLGSREGQAADIVLQVLREVEVPTELVTPLRGGKVE from the coding sequence ATGAATCTTCAAGAAGTTACTGAACTCATCAAATCTATTAGAACCAATCTAGCTAAAGTCATCGTTGGAAAAGAGGATGGAGTAGACCTGCTATTAACCGCATTACTTGCCAATGGTCATGTTCTACTGGAGGATGTTCCGGGTACAGGTAAAACCTTGTTAGCCAAAGTCCTTGCAAAGTCTTTAGATTGTACATTTAAGCGTATTCAATTTACACCAGACTTGCTGCCTTCTGATTTAAGCGGGATTAATTTTTATAATCAAAAGACAGGTGAATTTCAGTTTAGACCAGGTCCAGTATTTGCGAATATTTTGTTGGCTGATGAAATTAACCGTGCAACACCCAGAACACAATCCAGTCTGCTGGAATGTATGGAGGAGCGGCAAATCACGATCGATGGTGTGACTCATGGCCTAGAAGCACCTTTTCTCGTTATTGCTACTCAGAATCCGATTGATAACCAAGGCACTTTTCCATTGCCCGAAGCTCAATTAGATAGATTTCTAATGCGGATTACTACGGGGTATCCTTCATTTGACGAAGGGATTCATATTTTGCAGCGTTTCCGTGAGAATAATCCACATGAAGAGACTTTTGCTGTGGCTGCCGCTCAAGATATACAAGCTGCGCAGCGTTTGGCTGCTTCCGTGAGTATTAGTGATGATTTGCTAGCCTATATCGTTCGGATTACGGAAGATACTCGCAAATCTGCGGCAGTAAAACTAGGGGCGAGTCCACGTGCAAGTGGAGCATTGCTCAGATCATCTCAAGGATATGCACTTATCCAAGGTAGATCATATGTAACACCAGATGACATTAAAGCCGTAGCCGTTTCGGTGCTTGCACATCGACTACTTCTTCATCGTGGATTAGGTTCTAGAGAGGGACAGGCTGCGGATATTGTGTTGCAAGTGCTTCGAGAGGTAGAGGTGCCCACTGAACTCGTTACGCCCTTAAGAGGCGGAAAGGTGGAATGA
- a CDS encoding GerAB/ArcD/ProY family transporter: MRTSKWQLFRFFIIFFSSQTTIFLIPTLIGSSSYQGWIAIIAGSLLGMILLWFTFHVGMLRPNQAWVIFGKDIIGKWPHKFMLLMLLCWCVYYVSYDIENFVMFFGSNYLRGTPPLIIQFVIGLVIMYTASLGFTTIAYMADGLFLIFIITMIILFNLFLPNADFNMLPAFIHYHDPEIAIKDSIVVMSWFGEWIVLLFVVPDLKLEAKMLKRLVFTGIFVLVTVLIGWSLTMMSFGPHLGQELQYPFLEMVRSSKQDNLLGNSDPLLIGLWSSSMFIHSAFLIYVASICVSCLFHNKGSKVYVPLLTMVSITIAYLYSRDIGRYYKHYNSFAVVIIWLIVESIPIYYAIIAFFRYRNKTAE, from the coding sequence ATGCGAACATCGAAATGGCAGCTGTTCCGTTTTTTTATTATTTTTTTCAGCTCCCAAACCACCATTTTTTTGATACCGACTCTTATTGGTAGTTCATCGTATCAAGGCTGGATTGCAATCATAGCTGGGTCTTTATTAGGTATGATTTTATTGTGGTTTACCTTTCACGTCGGTATGCTACGGCCTAATCAAGCTTGGGTAATCTTTGGAAAAGATATCATTGGTAAGTGGCCACATAAGTTCATGCTTCTTATGCTCTTATGCTGGTGTGTTTATTATGTATCCTATGATATTGAGAACTTTGTGATGTTCTTTGGTTCTAATTATTTAAGAGGAACTCCACCTCTAATCATTCAGTTTGTGATTGGGCTGGTAATTATGTATACGGCAAGTCTAGGTTTTACAACGATCGCATATATGGCGGATGGACTTTTTCTCATTTTTATTATAACAATGATCATTTTATTTAATTTATTCCTTCCGAATGCGGACTTCAATATGCTACCAGCCTTTATTCATTATCATGATCCAGAGATTGCCATTAAAGACTCTATTGTAGTCATGTCATGGTTTGGAGAATGGATTGTTCTCTTGTTTGTTGTGCCCGATCTGAAACTTGAGGCGAAGATGCTGAAAAGATTGGTATTTACAGGAATCTTTGTCTTAGTCACTGTCTTAATTGGTTGGTCACTGACGATGATGAGTTTTGGTCCACATTTGGGTCAAGAACTGCAATATCCTTTCCTTGAAATGGTTCGTAGTTCCAAACAAGATAATCTGCTGGGCAATTCGGACCCACTCTTAATTGGATTATGGTCGTCCTCGATGTTTATTCACAGCGCTTTCCTTATCTATGTAGCTTCAATATGTGTATCCTGTTTGTTTCATAATAAAGGTAGCAAAGTCTACGTGCCCCTCCTAACAATGGTGTCAATCACGATAGCTTATCTGTATTCACGAGATATTGGTAGGTATTATAAACACTACAATAGTTTTGCTGTTGTTATCATTTGGCTAATCGTTGAAAGCATCCCGATCTATTACGCGATCATAGCTTTCTTTAGATATCGGAACAAGACGGCTGAATGA
- a CDS encoding Ger(x)C family spore germination protein: protein MRILKIGVIVILLLNVTGCRSSKVELDELTFVYGVFIDKGKEAGTVEITINAPLPNRLNSTGQPASSGGGDGNTYSTVSKTAQTIPDAMLLIQKDLTRQLSLSQLKVIVLGKAYAEQGISELLLWIEREPSLPLGTYVMASPGSAKEMITLTPIYEQLPSDVLKNFGSEKYMFSTTIKDCLFAEASGVGFAINNLSFGKKEETSNEGKSQYWAGIQGAMLFQKDKMKGTLKFKEGRALAWASGRLKLAVYSVDWDEGQSAASVVFVSTKSSKKINLTDKGPVFTVKLKGKASVIYLRDSKNRDQEELSHIITERLSDKVTSNLTEAIRYSQEAGADILKLGLLLEWNDPKQWKQLKERWEDYYAHEADIKVKTDFRIVDYGTAK from the coding sequence ATGAGAATTCTGAAGATAGGAGTGATTGTAATTCTGCTCCTAAATGTAACAGGCTGCAGGTCATCGAAGGTAGAACTGGATGAACTAACTTTTGTATATGGAGTGTTTATCGATAAAGGCAAAGAAGCAGGTACCGTTGAAATTACGATTAACGCACCCTTGCCCAATCGTCTCAACTCCACAGGGCAGCCTGCAAGTAGCGGCGGTGGAGACGGGAATACTTATTCTACAGTTTCGAAGACCGCACAAACAATACCGGATGCCATGCTGTTAATTCAAAAAGACTTAACACGTCAACTTAGTCTTTCTCAATTAAAAGTAATTGTCTTAGGGAAAGCTTATGCCGAACAAGGAATTAGCGAACTCCTATTATGGATTGAAAGAGAACCAAGCCTTCCTCTTGGTACCTATGTTATGGCGAGCCCGGGTAGTGCAAAAGAGATGATTACATTAACACCTATCTACGAACAATTGCCATCGGATGTACTGAAGAACTTTGGATCAGAAAAGTATATGTTCTCAACTACGATTAAGGATTGCTTGTTCGCAGAGGCATCAGGTGTTGGATTTGCTATAAATAATCTTTCATTTGGTAAAAAAGAAGAAACTTCGAATGAAGGTAAATCCCAGTATTGGGCAGGAATTCAAGGAGCCATGCTGTTTCAGAAGGATAAGATGAAAGGAACACTTAAGTTTAAGGAGGGTAGAGCTTTAGCTTGGGCATCGGGCAGGCTCAAGTTGGCAGTTTACTCAGTTGATTGGGATGAGGGACAAAGTGCCGCAAGTGTTGTATTTGTTAGCACCAAATCATCAAAGAAGATAAACCTAACGGACAAGGGGCCTGTTTTCACAGTGAAATTAAAGGGGAAAGCTAGTGTTATTTATTTAAGGGACTCTAAGAACAGGGATCAAGAGGAGCTCAGTCATATTATCACTGAGAGGCTTAGTGATAAAGTCACTTCTAACCTTACGGAAGCAATTCGTTATTCCCAAGAAGCAGGAGCGGATATTCTGAAACTCGGGTTGTTACTGGAATGGAACGATCCTAAGCAGTGGAAGCAGCTTAAAGAGCGCTGGGAGGATTATTATGCCCATGAAGCTGACATTAAGGTGAAGACTGATTTTCGCATTGTAGATTATGGAACAGCAAAATAA
- a CDS encoding spore germination protein → MSGILETIKEQLEGCSDAVYQSIRLHGHSCLLIYLPSIVDSKTLHESIAVPLKTEANAKADWPNFLERLDQGAIFPIPSLKAFDQNKIVDLIVAGKAVLCIDDLPYTYYFEITQYQKRSVSESQNELVVIGPQEAFIEDIETNLSMLRHKIKHPDLKTVHYSIGKYTKTDVYVVYIEGLYKKEVLAEIEQKMNEIDIDGILGISYISEHLRKGNYSPFPVFQYTERPDSIAASLMEGRIGILQDGTPTAMVAPTSFFTMLQSSEDYYQSFYAASWIRIVRFLFSIISMILPSLYVAITTFHPQIIPPNLLITIASARENIPFSALTEALIMELTFEALREAGTRIPKPVGQTVSIIGGIVIGQAAVQAGIVSAPMVIVVSITGIATYIIPHYELGLTFRLLRFPLLIMGGTMGLLGVYITAFLIYGHLANLKPLGTPYLQPIAPFVLQDWKDTLFRFPSSFMTKRSSIYTDRNQRRQKEK, encoded by the coding sequence ATGTCAGGAATTCTAGAAACCATTAAAGAACAACTGGAGGGATGCAGTGATGCGGTTTATCAGTCCATTCGTCTTCATGGCCATTCCTGCCTTTTGATCTATTTACCATCCATCGTTGATTCCAAGACGCTTCATGAGAGTATTGCTGTGCCGCTAAAAACGGAAGCAAATGCAAAGGCAGATTGGCCTAATTTCTTAGAACGTTTGGATCAGGGTGCTATTTTTCCTATTCCTTCTCTCAAAGCGTTTGACCAGAACAAGATTGTAGATCTAATCGTAGCAGGAAAAGCAGTGCTTTGTATTGATGATCTTCCTTATACTTATTATTTTGAAATTACTCAGTATCAAAAAAGATCAGTCTCCGAGTCACAAAATGAGCTAGTAGTTATTGGTCCACAAGAGGCATTCATTGAAGATATTGAAACGAATCTATCTATGCTTCGACATAAGATTAAACATCCAGATTTAAAGACAGTTCATTATTCGATTGGTAAATACACGAAAACTGATGTTTATGTGGTCTACATTGAAGGTTTATACAAAAAAGAGGTTCTTGCTGAAATTGAACAGAAGATGAATGAAATAGATATCGACGGGATATTAGGCATTAGTTATATATCAGAACATTTGAGAAAAGGTAATTATTCACCATTTCCGGTGTTTCAATACACAGAACGCCCCGATTCGATAGCTGCATCTTTAATGGAAGGCCGGATCGGAATATTACAAGATGGCACGCCTACTGCTATGGTAGCACCCACATCCTTTTTCACAATGCTGCAATCCTCTGAGGATTATTATCAAAGCTTTTATGCAGCTAGCTGGATTCGTATCGTTCGATTTTTGTTCTCCATCATATCGATGATTCTTCCATCTCTTTACGTAGCAATTACAACCTTTCATCCTCAGATCATTCCACCGAACCTGTTAATTACGATCGCCTCTGCGAGAGAGAACATCCCGTTCTCAGCGCTCACCGAGGCTTTAATTATGGAGCTTACCTTTGAAGCGCTTAGAGAAGCTGGGACTAGAATTCCTAAGCCTGTAGGACAGACGGTTTCTATTATTGGGGGTATCGTTATTGGTCAGGCTGCGGTGCAAGCAGGAATCGTATCCGCTCCAATGGTTATAGTTGTTTCCATTACCGGAATTGCCACCTATATCATTCCTCATTATGAGCTAGGTCTGACTTTTCGACTACTTCGTTTCCCTTTACTGATTATGGGTGGGACGATGGGGCTGCTCGGTGTGTATATTACAGCCTTCTTGATTTACGGGCACTTAGCTAATCTCAAGCCGCTAGGCACTCCATATTTGCAACCCATAGCGCCATTTGTGCTTCAGGACTGGAAGGACACATTATTTCGCTTTCCCTCGAGCTTTATGACGAAGCGCAGCAGCATCTATACAGATAGGAATCAAAGGAGACAGAAAGAGAAATGA
- a CDS encoding DUF421 domain-containing protein — translation MPEWLEVVVRTLFAVVVLFLLTKLLGKRQVSQLSFFEYITGITVGSLAAYISLDTDKHWHLGLIALAVWVACSLGIEYLQMKSKKARDFIDFKSTVLIKDGKILEDHMKKERLTTDELLEELRKKDVFNISEVEFAIMESDGAINVLLKRENQPLTPKHLGIKVAPEKESQVVIMDGKVLDKPLDTLNLTRSWLDGVLEKMGLTVENVFLGQVDSYGELTVDLYADNFKVPQPQDKPQLYALLKKCEADLEMFSLSTENEKAKKMYEQCSEQLQASLKVLKPLIQN, via the coding sequence ATGCCGGAGTGGTTGGAGGTTGTAGTACGAACGCTCTTTGCTGTGGTTGTGCTTTTCTTATTAACTAAATTACTGGGGAAGAGACAAGTATCGCAGCTTTCGTTCTTCGAATATATTACGGGGATAACCGTCGGCAGCTTAGCCGCCTATATTTCTTTGGATACGGATAAGCATTGGCATCTAGGACTCATTGCACTGGCTGTATGGGTCGCTTGTTCTTTAGGGATTGAATATCTTCAGATGAAGAGTAAAAAAGCAAGAGACTTCATTGATTTTAAGTCCACTGTACTTATTAAGGACGGAAAAATACTCGAAGATCATATGAAAAAGGAACGTTTAACAACAGATGAATTATTAGAAGAGCTACGTAAAAAAGATGTATTCAATATATCTGAAGTGGAATTTGCGATAATGGAGTCTGATGGAGCGATTAATGTTCTGCTCAAGAGGGAGAATCAACCCCTAACACCTAAACATCTTGGAATTAAGGTTGCTCCAGAAAAAGAGTCACAAGTCGTCATTATGGATGGGAAAGTATTAGATAAACCTTTGGATACATTAAATCTGACTCGCAGCTGGCTTGATGGAGTTTTAGAAAAAATGGGGTTAACCGTCGAGAACGTATTCCTAGGTCAAGTTGATTCTTACGGTGAGCTTACGGTCGATTTGTACGCTGATAACTTTAAAGTTCCACAACCGCAAGATAAGCCACAATTATATGCTTTGCTGAAAAAATGTGAGGCTGATTTGGAAATGTTCAGTTTGTCGACAGAGAACGAAAAAGCTAAAAAAATGTATGAACAATGTTCTGAGCAATTGCAAGCTTCACTTAAAGTCTTGAAACCGTTAATCCAAAATTAG
- a CDS encoding DUF1657 domain-containing protein has translation MTVASQVKTCLSSLKGAQASLEQFALETQNESAKTLFTNAAEQTQQIVTQVENRVTELESEEPQYKGF, from the coding sequence ATGACAGTAGCCTCACAAGTGAAAACATGCTTATCTTCTTTAAAGGGTGCGCAAGCAAGCCTTGAGCAATTTGCACTAGAGACACAAAACGAAAGTGCAAAAACTCTGTTTACAAATGCAGCTGAGCAGACTCAACAAATCGTAACACAGGTTGAAAATCGGGTAACCGAATTAGAGTCTGAAGAACCTCAATACAAAGGCTTCTAG